A genomic segment from Hyalangium gracile encodes:
- a CDS encoding methyl-accepting chemotaxis protein, producing the protein MKLSLAARVTAAFLLVVMVLSFGSVAVVAVSLRRSLEERLSLSLDQDITSWRHLLEQEGRVLAVVAHGVVNSPTLRALLASEGVDGETLQGVANEQRALMDVDLLLLTDPSGKVRAGSLPGAQPADVSTFLSRKERGLLMVDGTPYWSVFNAVEANGRTVGYLVLGVRLGDVLLKRLREQSGVQAVLLTGQTVLASSVLSARPEEVLRALPTASASQDFLELNGPRLLAIRLDMGDGLRMVLTRSAEGEFARFRATLLSLLTLSAVGALVAGAVAFILVRRVTGPLRQLTAAAARVVAEGDFRGSLEVNSRDEIGELANSFGRMMDQLREVLLVLDASAAELEHAAGQLSTDAAAQNRTATRQASALYQTQVTAQELQRSSQSAAQRAQAVLKGAERADSLGRAGERAIESSVGGLTFIRDQVDQIAHTSQELQQRTAQIGGITQTVKDLADQSNMLALNAAIEAARSGEHGKGFAVVAREIRSLADLSVGATARVQEILEDIRVAISNTVETSENGAREVEGGLAQVKATGDSLRALAALVHENGLVVREIAETVARQDAGIAQLFDALKDLSSLSQETVTRLQATEEAASRLTGASREVASLVRRYKL; encoded by the coding sequence ATGAAGCTCAGCCTCGCCGCCCGGGTGACCGCGGCCTTCCTGCTCGTCGTCATGGTCCTGTCCTTCGGGAGCGTGGCGGTCGTGGCCGTGTCCCTCCGAAGGAGCCTCGAGGAGCGGCTCTCCCTCAGCCTGGACCAGGACATCACCAGCTGGCGCCACCTGCTGGAGCAGGAGGGGCGGGTGCTCGCCGTGGTGGCTCACGGTGTCGTGAACAGCCCTACCCTGCGGGCCCTGCTCGCCAGTGAAGGGGTGGATGGGGAGACGCTCCAGGGAGTCGCCAACGAGCAGCGCGCACTGATGGATGTGGACCTGCTGCTGCTCACGGATCCGAGCGGGAAGGTCCGCGCGGGCAGTCTGCCCGGGGCCCAGCCCGCGGATGTCTCCACCTTCCTCTCGCGCAAGGAGCGAGGGCTGCTGATGGTGGACGGCACTCCCTACTGGAGCGTCTTCAACGCCGTGGAGGCCAACGGCAGGACCGTGGGCTATCTCGTCCTGGGCGTCCGCCTGGGCGATGTCCTGCTCAAGCGCCTGCGTGAGCAGAGCGGTGTGCAGGCCGTCCTGCTGACGGGGCAGACGGTGCTCGCGAGCAGCGTGCTCTCGGCCCGCCCCGAGGAGGTGCTTCGGGCGCTGCCCACCGCGAGCGCCTCGCAGGACTTCCTCGAGCTGAACGGCCCGCGGCTGCTGGCGATCCGGCTGGACATGGGCGACGGCCTGCGGATGGTGCTCACGCGCAGCGCGGAGGGGGAGTTCGCCCGCTTCCGCGCGACGCTGCTCTCCCTGCTCACTCTCAGCGCCGTGGGGGCGCTCGTCGCCGGGGCCGTGGCCTTCATTCTGGTCCGGCGGGTGACGGGGCCGCTGCGACAGCTCACCGCCGCGGCCGCGCGCGTGGTGGCCGAGGGGGACTTCCGCGGCAGCCTCGAGGTGAACTCGCGCGACGAGATCGGCGAGCTGGCCAACTCGTTCGGACGGATGATGGACCAGCTGCGCGAGGTGCTGCTCGTGCTGGATGCCTCCGCCGCCGAATTGGAGCACGCCGCGGGGCAGCTCTCCACGGACGCCGCGGCGCAGAACCGCACCGCCACGCGCCAGGCCTCCGCGCTCTACCAGACGCAGGTGACGGCGCAGGAGCTGCAGCGCAGCTCGCAGAGCGCCGCCCAGCGCGCCCAGGCCGTCCTCAAGGGCGCCGAGCGCGCGGACTCGCTGGGCCGGGCCGGCGAGCGGGCCATCGAGAGCAGCGTGGGCGGGCTCACCTTCATCCGCGATCAGGTGGATCAGATCGCCCACACCAGCCAGGAGCTCCAGCAGCGCACGGCGCAGATCGGCGGCATCACCCAGACGGTGAAGGACCTGGCGGACCAGTCCAACATGCTGGCGCTCAACGCCGCCATCGAGGCGGCGCGCAGCGGCGAGCACGGCAAGGGCTTCGCGGTGGTGGCGCGGGAGATCCGCTCGCTGGCGGACCTGTCCGTGGGCGCCACGGCGCGCGTGCAGGAGATCCTCGAGGACATCCGCGTGGCCATCTCCAACACGGTGGAGACCAGCGAGAACGGCGCGCGCGAGGTGGAGGGCGGCCTGGCGCAGGTGAAGGCCACCGGCGACAGCCTGCGCGCGCTGGCCGCCCTGGTGCACGAGAACGGGCTCGTCGTCCGGGAGATCGCCGAGACGGTGGCCCGGCAGGACGCGGGCATCGCCCAGCTCTTCGACGCGCTGAAGGATCTGTCCTCGCTCTCGCAGGAGACCGTCACGCGCCTGCAGGCCACCGAGGAGGCGGCGTCCCGACTCACGGGAGCCTCGCGCGAGGTGGCCTCCCTGGTGCGCCGCTACAAGCTGTAG
- a CDS encoding cyclase family protein — protein sequence MRKSLMMVAGLGLTAACATTGGGRESEQAMVERTRSQVPAPPWQAGDERGMANTQGPGTWMRCAWHMNAPNAKVYELAQVSSNTMPSSPFSTPLNYKYRPSAALPYTRQVVNGEVLGEGDPNNQGTQFDGFGHFGILPEPWNPQSPLPVDAVQYYGGFTQKDVKPTPDSPLLKFGMEKVPPIITEAVLLDARGFLGQGQPMKAGQLITAKDIEGMLQAQGLGWRGLQPGDVLYIYTGWEENWADPEGGKGYYKQGPGLSYDAAKYIGQKAVVALGLDAPFLDPMVEGQMEGKVPPTPGTPPGLPFSIHHENLVQSGIHHVENVHLAELAANKVWTSCTMLLPLRLKGVSVSQVRPVAIGAPASP from the coding sequence GTGAGGAAGTCACTGATGATGGTGGCGGGGCTGGGCCTGACCGCGGCGTGCGCGACGACGGGCGGTGGGCGTGAGTCCGAGCAGGCGATGGTGGAGCGCACGCGCTCGCAGGTGCCGGCGCCGCCCTGGCAGGCCGGAGACGAGCGGGGCATGGCCAACACCCAGGGCCCCGGGACGTGGATGCGGTGCGCCTGGCACATGAACGCGCCGAACGCGAAGGTGTACGAGCTGGCGCAGGTGTCCTCGAACACCATGCCGTCGTCTCCCTTCTCCACGCCGCTGAACTACAAGTACCGGCCGTCCGCGGCCCTGCCGTACACCCGGCAGGTGGTGAACGGCGAGGTGCTCGGGGAAGGGGACCCGAACAACCAGGGCACCCAGTTCGACGGCTTCGGGCACTTCGGCATCCTGCCCGAGCCCTGGAACCCGCAGAGCCCCTTGCCGGTGGATGCGGTCCAGTACTACGGCGGCTTCACGCAGAAGGACGTCAAGCCGACGCCGGACTCGCCGCTGCTGAAGTTCGGCATGGAGAAGGTGCCGCCCATCATCACCGAGGCGGTGCTGCTGGATGCGCGCGGCTTCCTGGGCCAGGGCCAGCCCATGAAGGCCGGCCAGCTCATCACCGCCAAGGACATCGAGGGCATGCTCCAGGCGCAGGGGCTGGGCTGGCGCGGGCTGCAGCCGGGCGATGTCCTCTACATCTACACCGGCTGGGAGGAGAACTGGGCGGACCCGGAGGGCGGCAAGGGGTACTACAAGCAGGGCCCGGGGCTCTCGTACGACGCGGCGAAGTACATCGGTCAGAAGGCCGTCGTGGCGCTGGGGCTGGATGCGCCGTTCCTGGATCCCATGGTGGAGGGGCAGATGGAGGGCAAGGTGCCGCCGACGCCGGGAACGCCGCCGGGGCTGCCTTTCTCCATCCACCACGAGAACCTGGTGCAGTCGGGCATCCACCACGTGGAGAACGTGCACCTGGCCGAGCTGGCGGCGAACAAGGTGTGGACCTCCTGCACGATGCTTCTGCCGCTGCGCCTCAAGGGGGTGTCGGTCTCCCAGGTGCGCCCGGTGGCCATCGGCGCGCCCGCCTCGCCCTGA
- a CDS encoding helix-turn-helix transcriptional regulator, translating into MKDKRAARVAARSSTPPRRTRRERGHSLATDRQWQEERLRKTLGRAARLARMRSGLTQADVAESIGTVTEVYGRMERGKLLPSVPTLLRLCVALHSGPHELMGFVPMGPTDKERPWEELQGSAGPPKTPELQRLVRRLGHLDRSEIRLLLALVSSLAARRVKK; encoded by the coding sequence ATGAAAGACAAGCGGGCGGCGAGGGTTGCCGCGAGATCCTCGACTCCTCCGCGGCGGACGCGCCGCGAGCGGGGCCACTCCCTTGCGACGGACAGGCAGTGGCAGGAGGAGCGACTCCGGAAGACGCTCGGCAGGGCCGCGCGGCTGGCGAGGATGCGCTCGGGGCTCACCCAGGCGGACGTCGCCGAGAGCATCGGCACGGTGACGGAGGTGTACGGGCGCATGGAGCGCGGCAAGCTGCTCCCCAGCGTGCCGACCCTGCTCCGGCTCTGCGTCGCGCTCCACAGCGGCCCCCATGAGCTGATGGGGTTCGTCCCCATGGGCCCCACGGACAAGGAGCGCCCCTGGGAGGAGCTCCAGGGCTCGGCGGGCCCGCCGAAGACCCCGGAGCTCCAGCGCCTCGTGCGCCGCCTGGGCCACCTCGACCGCTCGGAGATCCGGCTGCTGCTGGCGCTCGTGAGCTCGCTGGCGGCGCGGCGGGTGAAGAAGTGA
- a CDS encoding alpha/beta fold hydrolase: MPIAAIHGQDIFYEDSGGPGRPIILGHGFLMDSRMFEAQVRALAPEFRVIRWDSRGTGRTRWDGKPFSLWDSADDCVGLLDHLGIERAVVGGMSLGSHCALRVALRYPERVKGLVLMSTRITQEDAQQQDIYRDIAKIWSSEGPIEPILHILANSFLGDPFRFTAWTNRWRVLTGAHVLATIRCLYERDDISKRLKDIRCPALVVHGAQDTTVSPSQGELLSHLLPGSAGCVFIPEAAHAVCLTHPELLNPHLLEFLRAHA, translated from the coding sequence ATGCCAATCGCCGCGATTCACGGACAAGACATCTTCTACGAAGACTCGGGTGGCCCCGGCCGTCCCATCATCCTGGGCCATGGCTTCCTCATGGACAGCCGCATGTTCGAGGCCCAGGTGCGAGCACTGGCTCCGGAGTTCCGCGTCATCCGCTGGGACTCGCGGGGGACGGGGCGCACGCGCTGGGATGGCAAGCCCTTCAGCCTCTGGGACTCGGCGGACGACTGCGTCGGCCTGCTGGATCATCTCGGCATCGAGCGGGCCGTGGTGGGCGGCATGTCCCTGGGCAGCCACTGCGCGCTGCGCGTGGCGCTGCGCTACCCCGAGCGCGTCAAGGGGCTGGTGCTCATGAGCACCCGCATCACCCAGGAGGATGCGCAGCAGCAGGACATCTATCGGGACATCGCGAAGATCTGGTCCTCCGAGGGGCCCATCGAGCCCATCCTCCACATCCTCGCCAACTCCTTCCTGGGAGATCCCTTCCGGTTCACTGCGTGGACCAATCGCTGGCGCGTGCTCACCGGCGCTCACGTGCTGGCCACCATCCGCTGTCTCTACGAGCGGGATGACATCAGCAAGCGGCTGAAGGACATCCGGTGCCCCGCGCTGGTCGTGCACGGCGCGCAGGACACCACCGTCTCTCCGTCACAGGGCGAGCTGCTCAGCCACCTGCTGCCAGGCAGCGCTGGCTGTGTCTTCATCCCCGAAGCCGCTCACGCCGTCTGTCTCACCCACCCCGAGCTGCTCAACCCGCACCTGCTCGAGTTCCTCCGCGCCCACGCGTGA
- a CDS encoding S46 family peptidase: MSVYRFSLLVLVPGLLLSLPARAEEGMWTYDAFPSEAVKKAHGFAPSQAWLDAVRLASVRLAGGCSASFVSPNGLVMTNHHCIRGCVEDLSSPQKDLLATGFSAAEPKDELRCPKVEANQLVEMTDVTARMNTATKGLTGAAFNTALKAEMAKAEAECATGPQVRCDVVTLFNGGKYHLYKYRRFQDVRLAFAPEFPMASFGGDPDNFNFPRFGFDVAFLRVWENGQPASSPHFLPWAKQPVKEGELVFVSGHPGGTERKSSVAELEFQRDVALPYTLLHLSELRGMLREFSQGSPERLRVTRSHLRSVENGLKALRGRHQALADPALLAQKRKDEAELRARVMANAKLKASTAGAWEELSRALELYRPMLPEYRMKEMGDAFQSELFTLARHLVRASDELPKPNAERLREYTEAQLPSLRQQLLREAPIPLELEVATLTYGLNRLRETLGADDPFVQTVLGREAPADLARALVTGTKLHDVKVRQALLEGGKAAVEASKDPMVLLARKVDAEARAARKRYEDTVEAVLKRNSERLAQARLAVYGTSGYPDATFTLRLNYGAVKGWEENGRAVVPFTTFGGAWARHTGKDPFKLPDTWLAARGKVPPETPLDMATTNDIIGGNSGSPMVNKEGQVVGLVFDGNLHSLGGRYAYVPATNRAVAVSGAGILAGLEHVYGARRILEELRATQAR, encoded by the coding sequence ATGTCCGTGTACCGTTTTTCGCTGCTCGTCCTTGTCCCTGGCCTGCTGCTGTCGCTCCCCGCTCGCGCGGAGGAGGGCATGTGGACCTACGACGCCTTCCCCTCGGAGGCCGTGAAGAAGGCCCACGGCTTCGCTCCGTCGCAGGCCTGGCTGGACGCGGTGCGGCTGGCCTCGGTCCGGCTCGCGGGTGGGTGCTCGGCCAGCTTCGTGTCTCCCAACGGCCTGGTGATGACCAACCACCACTGCATCCGCGGCTGCGTGGAGGACCTGTCCTCGCCCCAGAAGGACCTGCTGGCCACCGGCTTCTCCGCCGCCGAGCCCAAGGACGAGCTGCGCTGCCCCAAGGTGGAGGCCAACCAGCTGGTGGAGATGACGGACGTCACCGCGCGGATGAACACCGCGACGAAGGGGCTCACCGGGGCGGCCTTCAACACCGCGCTGAAGGCGGAGATGGCCAAGGCCGAGGCGGAGTGCGCCACCGGGCCGCAGGTGCGCTGCGACGTGGTGACGCTCTTCAACGGCGGCAAGTACCACCTCTACAAGTACCGCCGCTTCCAGGACGTGCGGCTGGCCTTCGCCCCGGAGTTCCCCATGGCCAGCTTCGGAGGCGATCCGGACAACTTCAACTTCCCCCGCTTCGGCTTCGACGTGGCCTTCCTGCGCGTGTGGGAGAACGGCCAGCCGGCCAGCAGCCCCCACTTCCTGCCCTGGGCGAAGCAGCCCGTGAAGGAGGGGGAGCTCGTCTTCGTCTCCGGCCACCCCGGCGGCACCGAGCGCAAGAGCTCCGTGGCCGAGCTGGAGTTCCAGCGGGACGTGGCGCTGCCCTACACCCTGCTCCACCTGTCCGAGCTGCGCGGCATGCTGCGCGAGTTCTCCCAGGGCTCGCCGGAGCGGCTGCGCGTCACCCGCTCGCACCTGCGCTCGGTGGAGAACGGCCTCAAGGCGCTGCGGGGCCGGCACCAGGCGCTGGCGGATCCGGCGCTGCTGGCGCAGAAGCGCAAGGACGAGGCGGAGCTGCGCGCCCGGGTGATGGCCAACGCGAAGCTGAAGGCCTCCACCGCGGGCGCATGGGAGGAGCTCTCTCGGGCGCTCGAGCTGTATCGCCCCATGCTGCCCGAGTACCGGATGAAGGAGATGGGGGACGCGTTCCAGTCCGAGCTCTTCACGCTCGCGCGCCACCTGGTGCGCGCCTCGGACGAGCTGCCCAAGCCCAACGCGGAGCGGCTGCGCGAGTACACGGAGGCCCAGCTCCCCTCGCTGCGCCAGCAGCTCCTGCGCGAGGCGCCCATCCCGCTGGAGCTGGAGGTGGCCACGCTGACGTACGGCCTCAACCGGCTGCGGGAGACGCTGGGCGCGGATGATCCCTTCGTGCAGACGGTGCTCGGCCGCGAGGCCCCGGCGGACCTGGCGCGCGCGCTGGTGACGGGCACGAAGCTGCACGACGTGAAGGTGCGGCAGGCGCTGCTCGAGGGCGGCAAGGCGGCGGTGGAGGCCTCGAAGGATCCGATGGTGCTGCTGGCGCGCAAGGTGGATGCGGAGGCGCGGGCGGCTCGCAAGCGCTACGAGGACACGGTGGAGGCCGTCCTCAAGCGCAACAGCGAGCGGCTGGCCCAGGCGCGCCTGGCGGTGTACGGCACCAGCGGCTACCCGGATGCCACCTTCACCCTGCGGCTCAACTACGGCGCGGTGAAGGGCTGGGAGGAGAATGGCCGCGCGGTGGTGCCGTTCACCACCTTTGGTGGCGCGTGGGCGAGGCACACCGGCAAGGACCCCTTCAAGCTGCCGGACACGTGGCTCGCGGCCCGGGGCAAGGTGCCGCCGGAGACGCCGCTGGACATGGCCACCACCAACGACATCATCGGCGGCAACTCCGGCTCGCCCATGGTGAACAAGGAGGGGCAGGTGGTGGGGCTCGTGTTCGACGGCAACCTGCACTCGCTCGGTGGCCGGTACGCCTACGTGCCGGCGACCAACCGCGCCGTGGCCGTCAGCGGGGCGGGGATCCTCGCCGGGCTCGAGCACGTCTACGGCGCCCGGCGCATCCTGGAGGAGCTGCGCGCCACCCAGGCTCGCTGA